From a region of the Leptospira montravelensis genome:
- a CDS encoding Ppx/GppA phosphatase family protein, protein MLPFSQILRKPNQAFRTEKILAAIDLGTNSFHIVVVKLRPDGTLEYLTKEKESVRLGSGSSDYAVITDEAMDRGLACLKRFKTLADSYNAEIRAVATSALREAGNRQVFLDRAEKETGIQIQVVSGNEEARLIYLGILQGLPVYDKRILLIDIGGGSTELLVGEKGEILFSTSLKLGAIRLTEKYLKKDPLSANDIQKCRIHIESVLSAFLPQIETWKPFMVVGSSGTISSVTSIVLEKKMEKRDRLNGTEIPVDQFKDVRKQILDADSLKKRLKIPGLDAKRGDIIVGGILVLDEVLQRIKAPSFTVSEFALREGIVYDTIESWFRQKDSSLPPLDNIREKAIKTVANLYPAGKKHAASVVKTTLQMFDDLKDLHGLGNLERDYLETACYLHQVGLCISHHNYHKHSYYIIKNSEAMVGFSNSEIEIIALIARYHRKGGPKGKHEEFKALRPDDQLLVKKLAAFLRIGDGLDRSEKSIIERLDAIYEKGKVICRLYHHKGTDPNLEIWSVAEKKDLFEETYGVSLEFQTFTI, encoded by the coding sequence ATGCTTCCTTTCTCACAAATCTTACGAAAACCAAACCAGGCATTTCGCACGGAAAAGATCCTTGCTGCCATTGATTTGGGCACCAATTCCTTCCATATCGTTGTAGTGAAACTAAGACCGGATGGTACACTTGAATACCTAACCAAAGAAAAAGAATCGGTGAGACTTGGAAGCGGTAGCAGTGATTATGCGGTCATAACAGACGAGGCGATGGACCGGGGACTTGCATGTTTAAAACGATTCAAAACCCTTGCCGACAGTTACAACGCAGAAATTCGAGCAGTGGCCACTAGTGCCCTTCGCGAAGCAGGAAACCGCCAGGTATTTCTTGACCGAGCTGAAAAGGAAACGGGCATTCAAATCCAAGTGGTCTCAGGAAATGAAGAGGCGCGCCTTATTTATTTAGGGATATTGCAAGGCCTACCGGTTTATGACAAACGAATCCTACTCATCGACATTGGCGGAGGGAGCACAGAGCTTCTTGTGGGAGAAAAAGGTGAGATTCTTTTTTCCACTAGTTTAAAACTAGGTGCCATCCGTTTAACGGAAAAGTATTTAAAAAAAGATCCACTGAGTGCCAATGATATTCAAAAATGTAGGATTCACATTGAATCGGTGTTATCTGCCTTTTTACCGCAAATCGAAACTTGGAAACCCTTTATGGTGGTGGGAAGTTCAGGAACCATCTCCTCTGTGACCTCCATAGTTCTGGAAAAAAAGATGGAAAAAAGGGACAGATTGAACGGAACAGAAATTCCGGTCGATCAGTTTAAGGATGTAAGAAAACAGATTTTAGATGCGGATAGTTTGAAAAAACGACTTAAAATTCCAGGCCTTGATGCCAAACGAGGAGATATCATCGTGGGTGGGATTTTGGTTTTGGATGAAGTATTACAAAGGATCAAAGCTCCTTCGTTTACTGTGAGTGAGTTTGCCCTTAGAGAAGGAATTGTTTATGATACAATCGAATCATGGTTTCGTCAGAAGGATTCTTCTTTACCGCCTCTAGACAATATTCGTGAAAAAGCCATCAAAACCGTTGCCAATCTTTATCCCGCTGGAAAAAAACATGCGGCGTCCGTTGTAAAAACCACCTTGCAGATGTTTGATGATCTGAAAGATTTGCATGGTCTAGGTAATTTAGAAAGAGATTATTTAGAAACAGCTTGTTATTTGCACCAAGTGGGACTATGTATTTCTCATCATAATTATCACAAACATAGTTATTATATCATCAAAAACTCAGAGGCAATGGTGGGTTTTTCCAATTCAGAAATTGAAATCATCGCGCTCATAGCTCGTTATCATAGAAAGGGTGGACCGAAAGGTAAACATGAAGAGTTCAAAGCACTAAGGCCCGATGACCAACTCCTTGTCAAAAAACTGGCAGCCTTTCTTCGCATTGGCGACGGGCTTGATCGTTCAGAAAAATCCATCATTGAAAGATTGGATGCTATCTATGAAAAAGGAAAAGTTATTTGTCGGTTGTATCACCACAAAGGAACCGATCCCAATTTAGAAATTTGGTCTGTGGCAGAAAAAAAAGATCTTTTTGAAGAAACCTATGGTGTATCCTTAGAGTTTCAAACCTTTACTATATGA
- a CDS encoding rod shape-determining protein: MIFDNLYGLFSNDMGIDLGTANTLVHVKGQGIVLSEPSVVAVQASTGRVLAVGQEAKRMLGRTPGDIVAIRPMKDGVIADFETVEKMIRYFIAKVHNRTTFVKPRIVIGVPSGITEVERRAVRESAEQAGAREIFLIEEALAAAIGANIPIHEPAGNMIVDIGGGTTEIAVISLGGMVIAESIRTGGDEFDEAIVKYLRNQYNLVVGERTAEDIKLTIGNAFADKRVDTMEVKGRDAISGLPRTLELDSNEIRKALKEPTDEILDGIKSVLERTPPELAADIVERGIVLTGGGCLLRGLEHYLTKETGVPVFRAENPLTCVVLGTGRYLDELKYIKPGIR; the protein is encoded by the coding sequence ATGATATTTGATAACCTTTATGGACTTTTCTCGAACGATATGGGAATCGATTTGGGAACCGCGAACACCCTCGTGCATGTGAAAGGACAAGGGATTGTCTTATCAGAACCGTCGGTTGTGGCTGTCCAAGCCTCTACTGGTCGAGTCCTCGCTGTGGGACAAGAAGCAAAACGAATGCTAGGAAGAACTCCTGGTGACATCGTTGCCATCCGCCCTATGAAAGACGGGGTGATCGCCGACTTCGAAACTGTGGAAAAGATGATTCGTTACTTCATCGCTAAAGTCCACAACCGCACTACATTTGTAAAACCGCGCATCGTCATCGGAGTTCCTTCAGGGATTACCGAAGTAGAAAGACGTGCCGTTCGTGAGTCCGCAGAACAAGCCGGAGCCCGAGAAATTTTCCTCATTGAAGAAGCACTCGCTGCTGCCATCGGTGCCAACATCCCCATCCATGAACCAGCAGGGAACATGATTGTGGATATCGGCGGGGGAACCACAGAAATCGCTGTGATCTCTCTTGGTGGTATGGTAATCGCCGAATCCATCCGCACGGGTGGTGATGAATTTGATGAAGCCATTGTGAAATACCTTCGTAACCAATACAACCTAGTCGTTGGTGAAAGAACGGCAGAGGATATCAAACTTACCATCGGAAATGCATTCGCAGACAAACGTGTGGACACGATGGAAGTGAAAGGCCGTGATGCCATCTCTGGTCTCCCACGTACTCTCGAACTTGATTCTAACGAAATCCGTAAAGCCCTGAAAGAACCTACAGACGAAATCCTAGACGGAATTAAATCCGTATTGGAAAGAACTCCTCCGGAACTTGCGGCCGACATCGTAGAACGAGGAATCGTTCTCACAGGTGGTGGTTGCCTTCTCCGTGGTCTTGAACACTACCTCACAAAAGAAACAGGAGTTCCTGTATTCCGTGCTGAAAACCCACTGACTTGTGTGGTTCTGGGAACAGGACGTTACTTGGATGAGTTGAAATACATCAAACCAGGAATCCGATAA
- a CDS encoding tetratricopeptide repeat protein yields the protein MNLVSLTKKKTILILILVCLLGPFVNVLFTEEPIDEKKMLTLKWVEGFRRSKNKDINWKTKEKLEKKAAAITRIGINYYQKKQDTKAIEEYKKAILVYPTSETYYHYANSLTNVDRLNDAVKAYQIALEMYPDNTALLYYNLACVYSRLNQLEESKSNLRLAIQNGYFAIQKINKDPDLENLRKLPNWDQGLQELFKVHYITKSNVIGEITYQGPRSGDKFYLCSNGYFVVKTEYYCDQKYKSFSRGKWEFIGNKVVTEKKEDCDLDYVVSQEQRNKYEYSEAPTECYGTPKFAECKKNSKAYKSELSYHSLFEAVKVKPEKNEEDYRSYSHKKFSGEEPKECDPNFYPKDLEDYRVQ from the coding sequence ATGAATCTGGTATCACTAACCAAGAAAAAAACTATCTTAATTTTGATTCTTGTTTGTTTGCTAGGTCCCTTCGTAAATGTATTATTTACGGAAGAACCTATTGATGAAAAAAAGATGCTAACATTAAAATGGGTAGAGGGGTTTCGTCGCTCGAAAAACAAAGATATTAACTGGAAGACAAAGGAAAAATTAGAAAAAAAAGCTGCTGCTATTACTAGAATTGGTATCAATTATTATCAGAAAAAACAGGATACAAAAGCCATTGAAGAATATAAAAAGGCAATTTTGGTTTATCCAACTTCTGAAACCTATTATCATTATGCCAATAGTTTAACCAATGTGGATCGATTAAACGATGCAGTCAAGGCTTACCAAATTGCATTGGAAATGTATCCTGATAATACTGCATTACTTTACTACAACTTAGCTTGCGTCTATAGTCGATTAAATCAGTTAGAAGAGTCTAAATCAAACTTACGACTAGCCATTCAAAATGGATATTTTGCCATCCAAAAAATAAACAAAGATCCTGATTTGGAAAATTTACGGAAACTTCCAAATTGGGACCAGGGCCTTCAGGAACTCTTCAAAGTACATTACATCACCAAGTCAAATGTGATTGGTGAAATAACCTACCAAGGTCCTAGATCAGGGGATAAATTTTATCTTTGTTCCAATGGTTACTTTGTCGTGAAAACTGAATATTACTGTGATCAAAAGTACAAAAGTTTTAGTAGAGGTAAGTGGGAGTTTATAGGAAACAAAGTAGTTACAGAAAAAAAAGAAGATTGTGATTTGGATTACGTGGTGAGTCAAGAGCAAAGGAATAAGTATGAATATTCTGAAGCCCCGACAGAATGTTATGGAACTCCAAAATTTGCCGAATGTAAAAAAAATTCCAAAGCATACAAAAGTGAACTATCTTATCATAGTTTGTTTGAAGCAGTAAAAGTGAAACCAGAGAAGAATGAGGAAGATTACAGATCTTATTCTCATAAAAAGTTTTCGGGAGAAGAGCCGAAAGAATGTGATCCAAATTTCTATCCTAAAGATTTAGAGGATTACAGAGTTCAATAA
- a CDS encoding TolC family protein: MFPIDKTNRVKLQPNFAKNLGILFYILFIMAWGTLSAESEKTQNPMRMEDILRMSWENQVKTQTLKLQLKTSNYDWEKTNGNYAWNLEAKGLAKNTTNFDLPQYIIQGTRVTDNTVQAGINKKFSTGTSLGVSIIDNRYETNAGKTGNSTISGFSGFAQPSYHFATVGINISQDLLKNFFGYQDRLKLATARRSSSIQRLNTLDSLSKSLVNSLIEFWNLSLAEENLETNTSLLKNAKLIRDIYTKKANYGFDTTGDIHQWNSIVLSATSAVKNSELERNKIKRELLTSLGKEPEDNFSFIPILNEEELIVTDNYETELKEAFEKRYDVRASLLLLRNSEDNLKSADNGLLPNFTIGGTYNFKNYDQQFPQDFYGILSGRFNQNTAEFKIDYPLGNEAAEAEYKKAESNKQQSQIEWIEIQNSVRSDLLSKRENIKVSFELYLESKKNKTESKLFYDKALSAFKNGKGTSVVLKNAMDAYVRSQSNHSQSLISYNIAIIQYEISKGTFFEKYAINPEQIAILNNEDNQ; this comes from the coding sequence ATGTTTCCAATTGATAAAACAAATCGAGTCAAACTTCAGCCCAATTTCGCAAAAAATCTTGGGATTCTCTTTTACATTCTATTCATTATGGCTTGGGGAACCCTCTCTGCGGAATCGGAAAAAACACAAAATCCAATGCGAATGGAAGATATCCTTCGCATGTCTTGGGAGAACCAAGTAAAGACACAAACACTCAAATTGCAGTTAAAAACAAGTAATTACGATTGGGAAAAAACGAATGGAAACTATGCATGGAATCTCGAAGCCAAAGGTTTAGCAAAGAATACTACCAATTTTGACCTGCCTCAATATATCATCCAAGGAACTAGAGTTACGGATAACACCGTACAGGCGGGAATTAACAAAAAATTCAGCACAGGGACAAGTTTGGGTGTATCCATCATTGACAATCGTTATGAAACCAATGCGGGAAAAACAGGGAATTCCACAATTTCAGGTTTTTCTGGATTTGCACAACCATCCTATCATTTTGCAACTGTTGGAATCAACATAAGCCAAGATCTCTTAAAAAACTTTTTTGGTTACCAAGATCGATTAAAGTTAGCAACCGCTAGGAGATCCTCATCGATCCAAAGACTCAATACTTTGGATTCACTTTCGAAAAGTTTGGTCAATTCACTGATCGAATTTTGGAATTTAAGTTTGGCCGAGGAAAATCTTGAAACTAATACTTCTTTATTAAAAAATGCCAAACTCATTAGAGATATTTATACAAAAAAGGCAAACTATGGATTTGATACAACTGGAGACATCCATCAATGGAACTCGATTGTCCTTTCAGCAACAAGTGCTGTCAAAAATTCCGAACTTGAAAGAAACAAAATCAAAAGAGAATTACTGACTTCTCTTGGCAAAGAACCTGAAGACAACTTCTCTTTTATACCAATTTTGAATGAAGAAGAATTGATTGTTACAGATAATTATGAAACAGAACTGAAAGAGGCTTTTGAAAAAAGATATGATGTCCGTGCTTCCTTGTTGTTATTACGTAACTCAGAAGATAATCTAAAGTCAGCAGACAATGGTTTGTTGCCAAATTTTACAATTGGAGGAACTTATAATTTCAAAAATTATGACCAACAATTCCCACAAGATTTTTATGGAATTTTGAGTGGTAGGTTCAACCAAAACACAGCTGAATTTAAAATTGATTATCCACTTGGCAATGAAGCAGCAGAAGCAGAATATAAAAAAGCTGAATCAAATAAACAACAATCACAAATTGAATGGATCGAAATTCAAAACAGTGTGCGATCAGATCTATTATCAAAAAGAGAGAACATAAAAGTAAGTTTTGAACTCTATTTAGAATCCAAGAAAAACAAAACCGAGAGTAAATTATTTTATGATAAAGCACTCTCTGCTTTTAAAAATGGAAAAGGAACATCTGTTGTTTTAAAAAACGCTATGGATGCTTATGTCCGCTCTCAATCCAATCATTCGCAATCTCTCATTTCTTACAATATTGCAATCATTCAATACGAAATCTCAAAAGGGACATTTTTTGAAAAATATGCAATTAACCCAGAACAAATAGCTATTTTAAACAACGAGGACAACCAATGA